A stretch of the Microtus ochrogaster isolate Prairie Vole_2 linkage group LG2, MicOch1.0, whole genome shotgun sequence genome encodes the following:
- the Mrln gene encoding myoregulin, which translates to MSGRNWILMSTTSPQSLEDEILGRLLKILFVLFVDLMSIIYVVITS; encoded by the coding sequence ATGAGTGGTAGAAACTGGATATTAATGTCTACAACTTCACCCCAAAGCCTGGAAGATGAAATTCTGGGACGGCTTCTGaaaattctatttgttttgtttgttgacttAATGTCCATTATATATGTCGTCATAACTTCCTGA